From Paenibacillus sp. GP183, one genomic window encodes:
- a CDS encoding recombinase family protein has product MEKASGAKDDRVQLQQAIDALRPGDDFIVYKLDRLARSTIKLISTLDEIKKRGSEFVSLNDSIDTSTAAGKAFFGMLAVFAEFERNVIVERTNAGLAASRARGRNGGRPKTDRRKVEKALKLYDSRTHSVAEITEATSVTKATLYRAIKDRETSPFQRINDDNGS; this is encoded by the coding sequence ATGGAGAAGGCAAGTGGAGCTAAGGATGATCGGGTCCAGTTGCAGCAAGCAATTGATGCTTTACGACCTGGTGATGACTTCATCGTTTATAAGCTTGATCGACTGGCGCGGTCTACGATAAAGCTGATATCGACGTTAGATGAGATTAAAAAGCGCGGATCTGAGTTCGTCAGCCTTAACGATAGCATCGATACTTCTACAGCTGCTGGTAAAGCATTCTTCGGTATGCTGGCTGTATTCGCGGAGTTTGAGCGGAATGTAATCGTTGAACGCACTAATGCCGGCCTAGCAGCATCTAGGGCAAGGGGAAGAAATGGAGGACGACCGAAGACGGATCGGCGTAAGGTGGAGAAGGCGCTGAAGCTATATGACAGCCGGACACATTCTGTAGCAGAAATAACGGAGGCGACCAGTGTAACGAAGGCAACATTATATCGGGCGATAAAAGATCGGGAGACGAGTCCATTCCAAAGGATTAACGACGACAATGGCTCTTAG